The region CGGGAAACAAAGGCTTTGAGGGCATACCTTGTAAGTCAAGCCAATTTGGGAAAATTGAGCCATATCGAGAAAGTTAAGCAATATCGAGAAAGTTCGGCCATTTTGGGAAAATTGGTATTCCATTTTTCAAAAATCCGCGCTAGTCTCATCATCGTTGGGCGATATTTACGCGATGCAAAATAGTCTCGACTAAGAAACAAACAAATTGCACCCGTTATCGTTCGATCTTTAGAAAATAGCAGACTATCTTAGATGTTGCAAGTATGCAATTACAAACTAACAATGACATTCTCTGAAAACGATAAATTAAAGGCTTTGGGCATAGTAAACGTCTTTGAGACCTCGCGGCCGTTTGGCGAGTACGCGGCTTGCGTCGTGCTGGATGACGGAGCGGGCGTTTCATATGGCGTCAATCAATTCACGCATCGCTCGGGCTCGCTGGCGGCGGTTGTCGAGGCTTATTTGAGCAGCGGCGGACAGCTTGGAAGAGAGATCCTTGCCGCTGCTCTGTCGACACTAAATAGAACTTCGACCGCCGCGATCAATAAGCTGAGCCGGGACACGCGATTTAAACAGGCATTGCGAGCCGCTGCCGTCACGAGCGAGATGAAAGCGGCGCAGCAGACGGTCGCGTTTGAAAAATATCTCTTGCCCGCTATACAGATATGCGAGGCAAAAGGATTCGTTTTGCCGCTGTCGCTGGCGGTCGTTTACGACTCGCTCAATCACGGTTCGTTCGAATACATCTCGGCGAGAGTGACGCCTATCGGAGCTGTAAGGACCGCGATGAAAGATGCGGTTGCCGCCGAGAAAAAATGGATCACCGAATACGTTCGCGAACGTGACCGATGGCTTTCTGCGATCAAGCGGCTCCGGGTGACACGTTACCGAACGAAATTCTTTCTCGATCAGATCGCGATCGGCAATTGGGATCTAAAACTGCCGATGACGGTGCATGGTTTTCGGTTGACGAAAGAAGTTTTGGCGTCGGCTGACGTCAAAAAAGAGGACGCTGTGACGGTGGAACGCAGTGACGCAGTGTCAGAACCGGGAGCGCTAGCGACTGGGTCGATCCTAAACAAGGCCGGCAAAGCAATTTCTTCTGCAGCCGACAAATTTGACCGCGTTTCGAACGCCGTAACAACCATCACGACTCGCACCGATGCCGCAAAGTCTCTGTGGACGACCGTTATCGGCACGATCTGGCAGGCGATGTGGGCAATATTTAGCTTTCTCGCCGGCTTGCCGCAAGAAGTGTGGATCGTCGTCGCCGTAATCGCGGCGGTCCTAATGGTGCTTTATCTATACAGACAGATCGAGCTTGGACGAATAAGGGAGCGTTCAGAGTTGCGGCTTTAGCCGCGAGAAAGATCACGCGTAAACGCGTAACTCTGAGCAGAAGAAAATTATGAATGACACAAAAAACATTTTACTAGCGTGGATAAGCTCGGTTTCGTCGGTGTGGACGGCGATCGAGGCGAGAACCTGGATAACGATCATTTCGGCGATCGTTCTGCCGATCTTATTTTTTACTGTCGGAAAGGCAGTGGACGTTGCGCTGCAAATTTACTTTAGGAAAAAGCTGCGAAAGCCCGCACGTAAGTAAGGGCGATACATTCAACTTGCGTGTTCCGCCCTTAGTAACGTGCGGGCTTACGCATTCAGAAAATTATGAATACGAAAACAAAAATCTACATCGGCATCGCTCTGGTTGCGATCATTGCGATCTTTGCTGGAGCAATCTGGC is a window of Chloracidobacterium sp. DNA encoding:
- a CDS encoding chitosanase, whose translation is MTFSENDKLKALGIVNVFETSRPFGEYAACVVLDDGAGVSYGVNQFTHRSGSLAAVVEAYLSSGGQLGREILAAALSTLNRTSTAAINKLSRDTRFKQALRAAAVTSEMKAAQQTVAFEKYLLPAIQICEAKGFVLPLSLAVVYDSLNHGSFEYISARVTPIGAVRTAMKDAVAAEKKWITEYVRERDRWLSAIKRLRVTRYRTKFFLDQIAIGNWDLKLPMTVHGFRLTKEVLASADVKKEDAVTVERSDAVSEPGALATGSILNKAGKAISSAADKFDRVSNAVTTITTRTDAAKSLWTTVIGTIWQAMWAIFSFLAGLPQEVWIVVAVIAAVLMVLYLYRQIELGRIRERSELRL